The proteins below are encoded in one region of Saccopteryx leptura isolate mSacLep1 chromosome 1, mSacLep1_pri_phased_curated, whole genome shotgun sequence:
- the LOC136388646 gene encoding olfactory receptor 8H1-like, producing the protein MDRRNNTNMSEFVLMGLTDSQELQLVLFTLFLLVYLISILGNAGMILIIHLDIQLHTPMYFFLSNLSLLDISYSNVITPKTLENLLISSKSISYMSCFTQMYFFVLLGVTECLLLSAMAYDRYVAICNPLYYPVVMSKRLCCCLVFGSYLIGLMNSTINVLFMNRLHFCDSNVIHHFFCDTSPLLALSCTDTHGTELMIFILAGSTLMVSLTTISVSYLSILSTVVKMASTSGKQKAFTTCASHLLGVTIFYGTMIFTYLKPRKSYSLGKDQVASVFYTIVIPMLNPLIYSLRNKEVKNAVLRAMQKRKGTRQLK; encoded by the coding sequence ATGGATAGAAGGAATAACACAAACATGTCTGAGTTTGTTCTGATGGGGTTAACAGATTCTCAAGAGCTCCAGCTGGTTCTCTTCACACTATTTCTCCTGGTGTACCTGATTAGCATTCTGGGAAATGCAGGGATGATTTTGATAATTCATCTGGATATCCAGCTTCACACCcccatgtatttttttctcagtaaccTGTCACTTCTTGACATTAGTTACTCAAATGTCATTACACCTAAAACCTTAGAGAACTTATTGATTTCCTCCAAGTCCATTTCATACATGAGCTGCTTCACCCAGATGTACTTTTTTGTCCTCTTGGGTGTCACTGAATGTCTTCTTCTCTCCGCAATGGCCTATGACCGCTATGTAGCTATCTGCAATCCTCTATACTACCCAGTTGTTATGTCCAAAAGACTCTGTTGTTGCCTCGTCTTTGGGTCCTATTTGATTGGCTTGATGAACTCCACTATCAATGTGCTTTTCATGAACAGACTGCATTTCTGTGACTCCAATGTAATCCATCACTTTTTCTGTGACACTTCTCCACTTCTAGCCCTGTCCTGCACTGACACACATGGCACCGAGTTAATGATATTCATATTGGCTGGCTCCACCCTAATGGTATCTCTTACCACAATATCTGTGTCTTACCTGTCCATTCTGTCCACTGTTGTGAAAATGGCTTCCacttcaggaaaacaaaaagcCTTCACTACCTGTGCCTCCCATTTGCTAGGAGTCACCATCTTTTATGGCACTATGATTTTTACTTACTTGAAACCACGGAAGTCCTACTCCTTGGGAAAGGATCAAGTGGCTTCTGTTTTTTACACTATTGTGATCCCCATGCTGAATCCACTCATTTATAGTCTTAGGAATAAGGAGGTGAAAAATGCTGTTCTTAGAGCCATGCAGAAGAGAAAGGGCACCAGGCAGTTAAAGTAA